In the Phaseolus vulgaris cultivar G19833 chromosome 7, P. vulgaris v2.0, whole genome shotgun sequence genome, one interval contains:
- the LOC137829254 gene encoding uncharacterized protein, whose translation MVDLVEANKEKGKMAVELAQAQLESRKVTEDLLQAQETNEQLKKQVEELEQQNKELKEQTEDLKKRIEELQGKIEELKLNSAQILAAGFEAAREQFACLFPDLDLSLVSLNNEVVDGKVVPAED comes from the coding sequence atggttgatctcgtcgaggccaacaaagagaagggaaagatgGCTGTTGAGCTGGCCCAAGCACAATTGGAATCCaggaaggttactgaagaccttctccaagctcaagagaccaacgaacaacttaaaaaacaggttgaagagctggaacagcagaataaagagctgaaagagcaaaccgaagacctcaagaagcggattgaggagcTTCAGGGGAAAAtcgaagaactcaagctaaattctgctcagattctggctgctggattcgaagctgcgcgggaacaattcgcttgcctattTCCCGATTTGGATCTCAgcctggtgtcgctgaacaacgaagtagtagatggaaaggtcgttcccgctgaagactaa